The following coding sequences lie in one Dunckerocampus dactyliophorus isolate RoL2022-P2 chromosome 4, RoL_Ddac_1.1, whole genome shotgun sequence genomic window:
- the ptger4a gene encoding prostaglandin E receptor 4 (subtype EP4) a gives METTVGEQSMTGHTMIPTIPSIMFMFGVVGNVIAIVVLCKSRKEQKETTFYTLVCGLAVTDLLGTLLASPVTIATYVKGSWPGGEPLCQYFGFTMIFFSLAGLSIICAMSVERYMAINHAYFYNDYVDQKLAGLTLLAIYVSNAFFCALPMAGFGRVQKQYPQTWCFLEWRSNKTSDAAFNFMYAGFSSVLILATVLCNVLVCGALIRMHRRYVRRTSLGTDLGRDVDPRRRGRSFGRLAGAEIQMVILLIGTSAVVLICSIPLVAQVFLNQLYKPPVELRLDKNPDLTAIRFASFNPILDPWIYILLRKAVLLQLVENIKCLFCKMGARSRQQTNGSLRCKDAAAQCSSKQDSNSLEVRDITCQTFLYLPQVKEAHLGSGYHKEEKLSWSSSWRHLQVTKTCEQGREGTDVFKDPQDSPVKDPALQVSLGTETVQEKCI, from the exons ATGGAGACCACCGTGGGTGAGCAGTCCATGACGGGGCACACCATGATCCCCACTATCCCGTCCATCATGTTCATGTTCGGGGTGGTGGGGAACGTCATCGCCATCGTGGTCCTGTGTAAGTCCCGCAAAGAGCAGAAGGAGACCACGTTCTACACGCTGGTGTGCGGCCTGGCCGTCACCGACCTCCTCGGCACGCTGCTGGCCAGCCCAGTCACCATCGCCACCTACGTGAAGGGGTCCTGGCCGGGAGGGGAGCCTCTGTGCCAGTACTTCGGCTTCACCATgatcttcttctccttggctgGCCTCAGCATCATCTGCGCCATGTCCGTGGAGAGATACATGGCTATCAACCATGCCTACTTTTACAATGACTATGTGGACCAGAAACTGGCCGGGCTGACCCTCCTGGCTATCTACGTGTCCAATGCGTTCTTCTGCGCGCTGCCCATGGCAGGTTTCGGTAGAGTCCAGAAGCAGTACCCGCAGACGTGGTGCTTCTTGGAGTGGCGGAGCAACAAGACGAGCGACGCGGCGTTTAACTTCATGTACGCCGGCTTCAGCTCGGTGCTCATCTTGGCCACGGTGCTGTGTAACGTGCTGGTGTGCGGAGCTCTCATACGCATGCACCGGCGATACGTGCGCAGGACGTCGCTGGGGACAGACCTGGGACGCGACGTGGATCCGCGCAGAAGGGGGCGCAGTTTCGGCCGTCTGGCTGGGGCAGAGATCCAGATGGTCATCCTGCTCATAGGCACCTCGGCGGTGGTGCTCATCTGCTCCATCCCACTGGTT GCTCAAGTGTTTTTGAACCAGCTCTACAAGCCCCCAGTGGAGCTGCGCTTGGACAAGAACCCAGACCTGACGGCCATTCGCTTTGCCTCCTTTAACCCCATCCTGGACCCCTGGATCTACATCCTGCTGCGCAAGGCCGTCCTCCTCCAGCTGGTGGAGAACATCAAGTGCCTCTTCTGCAAGATGGGCGCCAGGAGCAGGCAGCAGACCAACGGAAGCTTACGCTGCAAGGACGCCGCTGCTCAGTGCTCCTCCAAGCAGGACTCGAACTCACTGGAAGTTCGGGATATCACCTGCCAGACTTTCTTGTACCTCCCCCAGGTAAAGGAGGCACACCTTGGTAGTGGCTATCACAAAGAAGAGAAGCTCTCCTGGTCTTCATCGTGGAGACACTTGCAGGTGACTAAGACTTGCGAGCAGGGCAGGGAGGGGACCGATGTGTTTAAGGACCCCCAGGACTCCCCAGTGAAGGACCCAGCATTACAGGTGTCACTCGGCACTGAAACGGTGCAGGAGAAATGCATCTGA